From the Echeneis naucrates chromosome 7, fEcheNa1.1, whole genome shotgun sequence genome, the window AACACTGTAACCTATTAGTTAAAAGACGTGGTTGTATAAGCTCCAGCGCTGTGTGAGACTGTTATActgtcattttttcttttggggttttttgggggggttgtttttctattttggcTGTTTGAATCTGAGGTAAAGCAAAATCTCTAAAACTACTGAAATTATCTTATCTGGATCTTAAAGTAaactactgttttttttttcctaatcaTCTTGTCATCTACCGCTCTGTTGTATCACACTGTGACAAGTctcaaagaattttttttttttccttttattttggaaatgtttgttGCACAATTAATACTCTAtcttgttttaaatgttgctttcatgcaaattttatttatttctaactAGCAGGTTCAAAGTACAGTTAACTGGATGGGGTTATGCAAGTGCCTGGTGTTAGAATTTAATGGAAGGCCCTCCCACTGTTTGACCAGCTATTTTACTATTGATGGTTTTTATCAACTCATGTGTAACCAGTTTCATCTCGTATGGCAGTGACATGGTGCAGCTGCACTTGTTGGCCAAGATGATTCCTCAAACAGTAAAGAACATATCTCGTTTTATATGGGCTCCCATTGACCTGCATGTTAACTGCTCTGGAAAGAAAATAGCCAAAAAATAATCTTGGGTATTCTCACTTTGGTGTTTTAGCATGAGTTTAAATTCTgataggttaaaaaaaaatacagagtggATACAGGGTTATTATGCAGCTGCTCTACACTGGGAGAGATTTGCTTGGTTCTTATTAAAATGAGGGTTTATTGCATTTAGTGAGGGTAACACATTTTTTCTTACAGTTTAAAACTGCTGTATAAATGAATAAGTCAATGTGATGGTTCTGTAAATATACAAGGTTACATCTTTGTATCTGCtatgtttctctcttctgtatATTTGAGGCAATTTTCTTTGGGTTTGCCAATAAATTCATACGTTCCTCTATTTATTTTCCCTCAGCTAGTTATGTCAACTGCAAAGAAAAGATATGAGTTTAGAGAGTAATTTTTTCATGCCCTCTCTATTTTCCCCCTATGACATTAATTTTTGATGTTCATTTTCTTGGTTTGTACAGACATTGGAATAATGCAAGTAAATGGAACTAAAAATTTAATGGGGgaataaacagaaatgtgacAATATTAccataatatataatatgtgAGTCTTTCCCCATAAATGGCCTGTGCAGTATTGATCTTATCCAAACTTGTCACTGTAGGTTCTTGTTTGAACATCAAACATGGTTAGCCAACAATTCAAAGTCTTCAAATTCTATACAAAAAGTTGCCATCTGCGTCAAAGAAATCCTTTCCAACTTGTGCCACAGGAGGCGCAGCCTTCTGTATTTTGATAAGCTCCTCAAGTTCTTCCTCTGTCAAGACCAGTCCATCCCAGTGCTCTTCATCCTCTGTGTCCTCGTCCAGTGGGCTTGTGTTGGTGGGGCTGTCTTCTGATGATCTTGTCACTGTTCCAGCTTGACTGGCACCAGCTATGAATTGCGTAGGCACCATACTAACAGGGGCAGGAGTCTCGGCCAGAGACCTGGAGCCTTGTTCTTTAATCAGGAGTGTGTGGTTAGCAGGAGAGATTAAAGCACCTTCTCTACTCCCAGATGAGAGCGTAGCAGGTGCATATTTCATGAGCAGCTTCAGTCTGTCGCGGCCTGCCCCTGTACCTGAAGGCAGCACATTGCGACCCAGTACAGCCATTACTTTCGTATCCTGCTTGGCTTTTCTCTCTGGAGTGGGCACAAACTTACTCCTGAGGATCCTCAGAATGACATCTGGGGCTACAGAGAAGCCCTGGGCCAGACGCTCTACTGTCCACTCCTCTGGGTTCTCCTGCTTCAGACATCTGGAAATTGATGGACATATAAAGCCTTTAATAGGTGAACTTTACCTCGTTTGGACAGCTGCACTGGTTTACACAGAGATGTGTACCTAATCTGCTCAATAGCATCCCAGGTTAGTTTCCTATGTGGGGCCCCAGGTGGAGTCATCTGCCTCCTCAGCATGTGATACTTCactgtcctcttcctcttcctcccttcacTACAGACATGGGACACATCATTTTAAGCTGTCTCAGGTTGTACAGACAGCATGCCGAGAATAAAATGGACAGGCAGTTTACAACAGTGGTGATATCTGCAGACTCTTACTCAACCAAAGCCTGGAGTTTATCTTCCACATCCTCCACATCCTCCTCATGGTCGCCGTGTCTCGGAGCTCTGTCTCTGCCCACATGGCCCTGTCCCGTCCACGGCCCCCTGGTTCCCCCGCTGGTAAACCCGCAGCAGCCGGTCGTTGTCCCTGACAGGGCCCGGAGTCTGGGCAGGAGCCGAAGGACCTGCAGAGGTCGGGCCATCCTACCCGCGTCCTGCTCCTGGAGCTAATGCCGTTAGCTTGCTGTGTCAAAGAGGAGGTTCATACAAGAAAACGCGAGACTCTTCTTACCTCACTGCTGATCGGCCAGAAAAACGAAGCCTTCCCTTCAAATCCTGATCTCCGCCATATGTAAACGGCCCgccctcctctgcctctgattggctcacccTCAAACTGCCACTCTAGTTCTAACCAATCATCACCTGCAGTATCAGAACCTGTCGAGTATTGGCCAATCAGGAGAGTCTGATTGGTGCCttgggtgattttttttatttaaactttattgaAGACAAACATGACACCATTCAATCTTGATGAGCTTCAGAATATAAACAAATTGCCAGAGCGAACAAATGATTCGgctgtaaatgttaaatgaCGCAAATTAAGCgagaaaacatttacacattaaaacaaacaaataataatgaagaaagaaggaaagaataATGAAATCAAAGTAATTTAATGACTCCACCGCTGCTGTTAATCTTGTCTCGTCCGGGGTCAGAGGTAAGAGAATATTcatcacacacaagcacttaTGACTGGGAGGTCAACAACTATAGTCAGTCGCTCTCCAGCCCTACCCACAAAGTGAATCAGAATAATAACTGCACATTAGGAGACCCACAGGACACACTTCAAGGCACACGGCCCACTGCACACTGATGTAACACTACAATACACATCAAACTATAAAGAAGGTCTAAAACACTTCTGCCAGCTGGGAAGGCAGAGAGCCCCCGTAAGTCACAGTGCTGCCTGTCACTGGGTGTCAATTAAAAAGCTAATCgaagaaaaataagaatgcacaaacaacaacaacaaaccaaataaataaataaataacagttgACAAAACAgtacaaaatatgaaataggAAGCTGTATTAGTTAACTTGCCTCGTGTCTGAAGACAAAACTCTGCCGTTGGGTGAGagcacggtgtgtgtgtgtgtgtgtgtgtgtgtgtttgtgtaacttATACACATACTGCTTTCCTGGCATTCATGGCTGTAAAATCAACGGTGTTAAACTACACACGCCTATGGAGgaggttatttttatttattttgaagaccgcggaagagaaaaatattattattattgttattagttgttgttgttaatacCAGTACGGCAATATTTCgctcacaagaaaaaaaaaaaggtgactcTGGACACATGTGAAAGGACTGAAGCACTATGGCACCACTTTTAACCCCACTGTGGTGAAGCAGCGGCCCCTAGCGGTCAGCCGTGGCCCCGCACCCCGCTCTGTCCCCGGGCTCATGTGTCACGCAGCTGCGCACCTCCTCCCGGGGCGCCGTTGTTTCATTTGCGCCATTTTGTCCGCTCACTTTGTTGATTGGGCTTTAGCGAGCTgtactggagccaatcagagggAAACCGGACAGCGGAGACACGGTAAGGGAGACCCGATTGAAGGCATTGGTAGTTGTCAGCACGGATTGGTTTGTCACGGACCAACCAAATGACTAACCCCGCTAAATGCaagacaggagaaaaaaaactcaaatggCACCTCGGTGCGGCCGCCGCGTCCCGAGACGGTTAGGCTGAAATAAGTTGCTGCTGTCGCCGTCCGATCGCCGGCTGTCCGCAAGGCAGACAAAGAGCTGCCTCATAATGTCGGCGGCCCCCGACCAGTTACACAAAATACCACCAGACACAAAACTGCAACACGCACTGAGACCACTCTCGGCTGTTTTCCTGCTCACTGTcctccttttctgcttttccttcgttttcactattttttttttagctcgcGGTCGCTAGCCCTGTTAGCATTCACACGAGTATGAGCAGCTAACACAACAACATGGAGCGGGCTTCGTGTTTCATCTCCATATTTCAGAAACACATTCGGTCACAAGTCTGCCTGGTCGGCTGAATGTGTCCCAGTTTTATAAATCCAACTTCACAAACAACGAGCTGACTGTATGTAACGTTAGGGCAGCTTTGGAAAAACGACTCTTTGTGGAGGGTCAATGATCTTCGATGTGCCAAATATActgattaaaaacaatacaCCTGGCGTCATTCAACACTGTGTTGTGTCTCCTTTGTCTCAGGAAGGAGGATTGAGACAACAATAAGCTATGGAGCAGTAcaccactgccaccaccaccactgggGAGCAGATAGTTGTGCAGACTGCCAATGGacagatccagcagcaggtgagctCAGACCTTCAGTTGAATCCAGCTACGGCAAAGAAATGTGTTTCCACCCTCTGCTGTAGGATCGGTGCTAACACATCGGGTTCCAGCGTCAGCATGTGAGAGTGGGCTCCAGATCCAGTCCATCTTCCTTATGACAACTGTCTGAGATTGTATTGTCCTGCCTTGTCTGCAGACACAGGGCACAGTGACAGCTGTGCAGCTGCAAACAGAGGCGCCGGTGGTGACGGCCTCAGGCCAGCAGGTGCAGACACTCCAGGTAGTGGTGTCACCGCCGCCCTGTGTCAGTGCCATGACAGTGTTACAGCCTACCACTTTGCATGCTGCAACCAGGGCTGTTTTCCACGAGACCCATTTCTGTGCTGTATGGttcaccccctccctcccagcATGTCTTACAGCTGCCTGAACTGCATGTTCCTCAGCACAGCGTGTTGTGTGTCAGCCTCAGGTTCTCACGTGTGCTCTTACAGCAAAAGTCTGCTGTTGGACTTAatcgtgtttttctttttcttgtaaaGGAAGTTTTACAAGTCAGACACTCTTCCTGATGATTATAAAAGCCATTTGAAACATTCATCACATGGATTTGTTTGCACTTGGCAGAGCATCCTTTTGTTGTTCGGCCTTGGTCCACATGGAGTCACAGTCATTACTGTCTGTCACTTCTCATCGTCTTGAGTTCTCTTTACAAATGGCAGGTGGTCCATTCCTTTTGATATTTCTCTGTGGCAAGACTGCTGCCTCGggctctctgtttttcttcaattgtcattcacttttctaaGGATGTTAGAGGATCAACTTTTACCGAGTTTTACATGTTAATACTTATTAATTTGACAGCAACATCTTATTTAATCTTCTGGGTTTAAGCAAATCCAACTGAAATTAACATCATGTAACATATTTGCAACtttatttcagtaatttaaAAGACACTAAATTCTGTAAATTGTAGCCTACTTTcaagacacaaaatgaagagtgacaggaaatctTTTAAGTTATTTTCCATTCTATTATACTGGATGTTTCTGTGTGAATATCATTTGCAGGCCTCTGAGGCATACATGAGTGATACAAGATAACGAACACAGTCAGTGCTGCTATAACAGCTTCCTCTTTTCACATCTAGGTCCAGGGTCAGCCTCTGATGGTCCAGGTGAGCGGTGGGCAGCTCATTACATCATCGGGGCAACCCATCATGGTGCAGGCTATGTCTGGAGGTCAGGGGCAAACGATAATGCAGGTTCCTGTGTCTGGAGCTCAAGGACTACAGCAGGTAAGGGAAAAGATTAAGTTGAGTCACCACAGCTTGACCACTAGGTGTGGTAAATCTGTATGCATGACTTACCACATAGTTTTGGACAAGGATTCTATTTGCACTGTCTAATAGTACTGCTTGATATATAAAGCCAATACTTTACCTCTTCCTTGTATACATAGATATAGCCCTTTGTCATTTTACAAAAGATATAGTGAAATACAGAGAGCTGCTCCTGCAAACAGatacataaaacagaaaaaataatattgCATTGAATGAATTATGTTGCACTTTGAATATAATTGATACTTAAATAGAAAGGAAAAGTGCTTTGGTGAGAAAGCAATGAT encodes:
- the ngrn gene encoding neugrin — its product is MARPLQVLRLLPRLRALSGTTTGCCGFTSGGTRGPWTGQGHVGRDRAPRHGDHEEDVEDVEDKLQALVDEGRKRKRTVKYHMLRRQMTPPGAPHRKLTWDAIEQIRCLKQENPEEWTVERLAQGFSVAPDVILRILRSKFVPTPERKAKQDTKVMAVLGRNVLPSGTGAGRDRLKLLMKYAPATLSSGSREGALISPANHTLLIKEQGSRSLAETPAPVSMVPTQFIAGASQAGTVTRSSEDSPTNTSPLDEDTEDEEHWDGLVLTEEELEELIKIQKAAPPVAQVGKDFFDADGNFLYRI